One Odocoileus virginianus isolate 20LAN1187 ecotype Illinois chromosome 6, Ovbor_1.2, whole genome shotgun sequence DNA segment encodes these proteins:
- the LOC139035489 gene encoding angiogenin-2, whose product MVLVLSPLFLVFMLDLGLTPQTLAQNDGYRGFLRKHYDPSPAGHNDRYCNTMMERRNMTRPCKDINTFVHGNSDDIRAICDDRNGEPYRDGLRRSRSPFQVTTCKHRGGSTRPPCRYRAFRANRVIVIRCRDGFPVHLEENFIPPRP is encoded by the coding sequence ATGGTCTTGGTCTTGAGCCCCCTGTTTTTGGTTTTCATGCTGGATCTGGGCCTGACCCCACAAACCCTGGCTCAAAATGATGGGTACAGGGGATTTTTAAGGAAGCACTATGATCCTAGCCCAGCAGGCCACAATGACAGATACTGTAACACCATGATGGAGAGACGAAACATGACTAGACCCTGCAAAGACATCAACACCTTTGTTCATGGCAACAGTGACGACATCAGGGCCATCTGTGATGATAGGAATGGAGAACCTTACAGAGACGGTCTTAGAAGAAGCAGGTCTCCCTTCCAGGTCACGACCTGCAAGCATAGAGGAGGGTCCACCCGGCCTCCATGCCGGTACAGAGCCTTCAGAGCAAACAGAGTCATTGTTATTCGCTGTCGAGATGGCTTTCCTGTTCACCTTGAGGAGAACTTTATCCCTCCAAGACCATAG